The Candidatus Omnitrophota bacterium genomic sequence CATATCGTCCAGCTCGACAACCCCATATCGCTCGGGATCTTTTACGTAACAGGCGAAAATAAGCGCGCCCTTTTTGATGCCAGCGGCCCGCTGTAATATAGCCGGAAGGCCGGGACCATAAAATATATTGTCCCCAAGTATCAGGGACACACTGTCCTCTCCTATGAAATCGGCGCCCAACCTGAACGCGTCGGCGATACCGTTCGGCGTCTCTTGCACAAGATACCGCAGGGACACCCCAAGTCCGGATCCATCCCCCAAAAGGTCCTGGAACCTGGGTGTATCCTTGGGCGTGGAAATGATCAATATATCCCTTATACCCGCGAGCATCAGCACCGATAAAGGGTAATATATGAGAGGCTTGTCGTATACCGGCAGCATCTGCTTACATACGCCTTTCGTTATAGGGTACAAACGGGTGGCCGTCCCCCCCGCCAGTATTATACCTTTCATGATCATACCTCCCGTTATGTTGATCCACTCCGGTCTTTCTATACGTAGCTGAACCCGAACACCGTTACAGGTGCCGCGTCCGCGTCCTTAAGCATCAAAGGCGCCACAATAACCCTGTCAGGAACGTGCCCCACCCCGGAAAGCTTCATGTCCTCGACCAGGATGATACCCTTCTCAAGGAAGGCTTTATGGGCTTTCCTTCCCATTACCCTGTCGTTAAGGCTCGATATAGAGATCGTATCTATACCCACGGCCTTTATCGAGGGGCATTTACTCTTGATCCAGTCCGCCAGTTCGGGCAATATTACCGGGGACCCTTGGATGTAGGTCTTCTCATTCCTGAACTTCTCCATCCCCGTACGTATAAGCAGCAGTTCACAATCCACTGGTTCTTCCAAGAGGTCCGGCCCTATAACGCTTTCACCGGGCCCCGAGGGAACTTCCACCAGCGTTATCCTGTCGAAGACCCATCCTTCCGGCGGCATGTCCGACACCGTAGCTCCTTTTTCAAAAAAATGCCTGGGCATATCCACATGCGTACCGGCATGATTTGTCATGGAAAGGCGCATCGTATTACAACTATCACCGCTCTTAATGGACTTTCCCTGGACCATCTCCACCCGGTCCTCACCGCCATAAAGAGGCGTGTTCCCGTCCATGAGATGAGATAACAATATTATCCTGGCCATTCTTTACCGCCGCCCCTTCAAACCGTTTACCAGGTTCTTTACCGCCGCCAGTTCCATTTCTATCCTGGCATCCTCGGCATACGAACCGATATGCGGAGTGAGCACGGTATTGGCGCACTCCGTCAATTTCCCCTTGTAAGGTTCTTCCCCGAAGACATCCAGCCCGGCAAATGATATCCTGCCCACCTCGAGGGCCATGAAAAGCGCGTCCTCATCTATTACCGTACCCCTGGAAGTGTTGACTATAATAGCCCCTGGCTTGACCTTGCCGAACGATCCCGTGTCGAAAATAATATCTTTCGTGGAAACATGTACGGTCATTATGTCGGATATCTTGAGCAGTGTGTCCAGCGGCACCTTTTCAAAGCCATCCGTCCCGACATCATTCATGTCATGGAATATCACCCGCGCCCCGAACGCCCGACACAACGTAGCGACCCTCCTGCCTATCTGCCCGAAGCCTATCACGCCCACCGTCCTGTTCTTCAACAGGTTCCCCATGGGTTTTTCCCATCGCCCCGTCCTTATGTTCCTGTCCGCCAGGGGTATTCTCCTCAGGCACGACAGTATCAAGCCTAATGTAAGCTCAGCTACGGCATCTGTAAGTACGCCCGGAGTGTTCAGCACCATAATGCCACGCTCTTTTACCACTTCCGCGTCGATATTGTCCGTCCCTACGCCGACGCGTGATATCACTTTCAGACGCCCGGCTCCTTCCAGCGCCCGGCGACCCAAGGTCTCCGTGCCGGCTATCAGGCCGTCATACGCGTCTGACGCCAGGAAACCGGCTATCTCTTCGGCGGTAAGCTTGCGCCTGTGCGGGTTCATATCGTATTCCATGCCATTCTCTTTCAGGACATCCAGTGGCCGGGTATCTTTTTCAGCGAAAGTGCTGGTCGATATGAATATTTTCATATTGCTCTCCATATGCCGCTGTGGTCAGGCCGTGTCTTCCGCGGTCCCCGCGGCCGTATTTTCATCAGGCATGGCCTCAAGTTCCTTCTTGAGCGCCAGGTATTCTTCTTCTTTTTTCTT encodes the following:
- a CDS encoding cyclase family protein, with protein sequence MARIILLSHLMDGNTPLYGGEDRVEMVQGKSIKSGDSCNTMRLSMTNHAGTHVDMPRHFFEKGATVSDMPPEGWVFDRITLVEVPSGPGESVIGPDLLEEPVDCELLLIRTGMEKFRNEKTYIQGSPVILPELADWIKSKCPSIKAVGIDTISISSLNDRVMGRKAHKAFLEKGIILVEDMKLSGVGHVPDRVIVAPLMLKDADAAPVTVFGFSYV
- a CDS encoding phosphoglycerate dehydrogenase, which codes for MKIFISTSTFAEKDTRPLDVLKENGMEYDMNPHRRKLTAEEIAGFLASDAYDGLIAGTETLGRRALEGAGRLKVISRVGVGTDNIDAEVVKERGIMVLNTPGVLTDAVAELTLGLILSCLRRIPLADRNIRTGRWEKPMGNLLKNRTVGVIGFGQIGRRVATLCRAFGARVIFHDMNDVGTDGFEKVPLDTLLKISDIMTVHVSTKDIIFDTGSFGKVKPGAIIVNTSRGTVIDEDALFMALEVGRISFAGLDVFGEEPYKGKLTECANTVLTPHIGSYAEDARIEMELAAVKNLVNGLKGRR
- the rfbA gene encoding glucose-1-phosphate thymidylyltransferase RfbA; protein product: MKGIILAGGTATRLYPITKGVCKQMLPVYDKPLIYYPLSVLMLAGIRDILIISTPKDTPRFQDLLGDGSGLGVSLRYLVQETPNGIADAFRLGADFIGEDSVSLILGDNIFYGPGLPAILQRAAGIKKGALIFACYVKDPERYGVVELDDMNKVVSIEEKPRMPKSCWAVSGLYFYDNQVVRMARDLKPSPRGELEITDINNIYARKDELAVEFLRRGYAWLDTGTYDSLIDASVFIKTIEDRQGLKIGCIEEVAYRMGYITRKNLEETARGINTGYGEYLMRVAGEEVGRAV